The segment GAGGTGGGTATCTTGCGCGCTCTTGCATGCAGCAGGCCGACAACGGCCTCCCGCAGTCTCCGATGTTCCTCGTTGAGCAGGGCTCGCTCGTGACGCCACTCTTCCTCGGTCAACGACTCCGGGCGACCAAACCAGTTGCTTCCCCGGATAGCAAAAGACCCTCGAGCCTCTCCACGTAATTTACGGCGGACAACATATTTCCAGTAGGCCGCGTGGAGAACAACTTCCCGGATATTGTGCCGGCCCGGCGCGGGTCTCCAGACCGCGT is part of the Candidatus Acidiferrales bacterium genome and harbors:
- a CDS encoding DinB family protein; the encoded protein is EEAMKNDALHSAITLLLQIIDEAYDRRTWHGPNLKGSLRGVTAKDAVWRPAPGRHNIREVVLHAAYWKYVVRRKLRGEARGSFAIRGSNWFGRPESLTEEEWRHERALLNEEHRRLREAVVGLLHARARKIPTSMIFGVAFHDVYHAGQIRLLRRLRAKAKRG